One Pyrofollis japonicus DNA window includes the following coding sequences:
- the nucS gene encoding endonuclease NucS codes for MDHQPSIDIRLYPEPKEAYEFLKDAIKQKDTVLLLASCSVEYEGRGASRLGQGDRLVIIKRDGAVLVHRPTGYSPVNWQPESHVINIDMDKDIMIVRSIRKRPKEILTIFIHKVYLVARAKELIDDADFIEYLDEREISDYIAENPDIIEEGLHVISRERRIGEGYADIIARDKKGNYVVIEVKRVTATKDAVKQLFSYVEELRKANPNAPVRGILVAPSATKDAVILAQSLGLEFKQIDIVRIYRDIRSKKRPRASKSLLEYFGGTRKEK; via the coding sequence GTGGATCATCAGCCAAGCATAGATATTAGGCTTTACCCCGAGCCCAAAGAAGCCTACGAATTTCTAAAAGACGCCATTAAGCAAAAAGACACCGTATTACTGCTTGCATCGTGTAGTGTTGAATACGAGGGCAGAGGCGCAAGCAGGCTTGGACAGGGCGATAGATTAGTTATAATAAAGCGTGACGGGGCAGTATTAGTTCATAGACCGACGGGTTACTCTCCAGTTAACTGGCAACCCGAGAGCCATGTAATAAATATAGACATGGATAAGGATATAATGATAGTTAGAAGTATAAGGAAGAGGCCGAAAGAGATACTGACTATTTTCATTCATAAGGTATACCTCGTTGCCAGAGCCAAGGAGCTCATTGACGACGCCGATTTCATAGAGTATCTAGATGAAAGAGAGATCTCTGATTACATAGCGGAAAACCCCGACATAATCGAGGAAGGTTTGCACGTGATTTCACGTGAGCGCCGTATAGGAGAAGGCTACGCAGACATAATTGCGAGAGACAAGAAAGGCAACTATGTGGTCATAGAGGTTAAGAGAGTTACCGCCACAAAGGATGCCGTCAAACAATTATTTAGTTACGTCGAAGAGCTTCGGAAGGCAAATCCTAATGCACCTGTAAGAGGCATTCTCGTTGCACCTTCAGCTACGAAGGATGCAGTGATTCTTGCTCAAAGCCTTGGTCTCGAATTCAAACAAATAGACATAGTAAGGATATACCGGGATATAAGGAGCAAAAAGAGGCCAAGAGCTTCAAAATCTCTACTAGAGTATTTTGGCGGAACTAGAAAGGAGAAATAA
- a CDS encoding DUF2250 domain-containing protein, with the protein MATRSELDEIDMAILRAMKAIGKPTRPKEIAAQAGLDARRVAAKMRKLVRLGLVERVEEGVYKLTEEGEKIAG; encoded by the coding sequence ATGGCGACTCGCTCAGAACTAGATGAGATTGACATGGCGATACTGCGCGCTATGAAGGCAATAGGAAAGCCCACTAGGCCTAAAGAAATAGCTGCACAGGCAGGCCTTGATGCCCGAAGAGTGGCAGCCAAGATGAGAAAACTAGTCCGTCTCGGGCTTGTTGAGAGAGTTGAAGAAGGCGTCTACAAGCTTACCGAGGAAGGAGAAAAGATAGCTGGCTAG
- a CDS encoding 30S ribosomal protein S25e, with protein sequence MAERSAREYTAYVPEDLYKRITRDIRREKYLTPYMLAEKYNMTVSLAKKVLKRLEREGLVELYAPNRRAAIYLVKKASK encoded by the coding sequence ATGGCGGAAAGGTCGGCGAGGGAATATACGGCCTACGTCCCAGAGGATTTGTATAAACGGATAACCAGAGATATTCGAAGAGAAAAATACCTCACACCTTACATGCTTGCAGAAAAGTACAACATGACAGTAAGCCTTGCTAAGAAAGTCCTCAAGAGGCTTGAAAGAGAAGGCCTCGTTGAGCTCTATGCGCCTAATCGTCGTGCAGCAATATATCTCGTGAAGAAAGCGTCTAAGTAA